A single genomic interval of Planctomycetota bacterium harbors:
- a CDS encoding HIT domain-containing protein — translation MEWPNIWAPWRINYIKGLGSAEPDISDAPRCFLCEAQTATDRDAELLVLHRAEAGFIILNRYPYTNGHLLVAPNAHIADLPDLSAADRHALMDLTVLAERVIATTFNPQGVNIGVNIGRCAGAGLPGHLHVHLVPRWGGDTNFMNVIAGVRVSPQALEESYEEMKAVLPKVLDLV, via the coding sequence ATGGAATGGCCAAACATCTGGGCGCCGTGGCGCATCAACTACATCAAGGGCCTCGGCTCCGCTGAGCCCGACATCTCCGATGCCCCCCGCTGCTTCCTCTGCGAAGCGCAGACGGCGACGGACCGCGATGCCGAACTGCTCGTCCTCCACCGCGCCGAAGCCGGGTTCATCATCCTCAACCGCTACCCCTACACGAACGGCCACCTCCTCGTCGCGCCCAACGCCCACATCGCCGACCTGCCCGACCTGTCCGCCGCCGATCGTCACGCCCTGATGGACCTGACCGTCCTCGCCGAGCGCGTGATTGCGACGACGTTCAACCCGCAGGGCGTGAACATCGGCGTCAACATCGGCCGCTGCGCCGGCGCCGGCCTCCCCGGTCATCTGCATGTGCATCTCGTCCCCCGCTGGGGCGGCGACACCAACTTCATGAACGTCATCGCCGGCGTCCGCGTCAGCCCCCAGGCGCTGGAGGAATCCTACGAGGAAATGAAGGCGGTCCTGCCGAAGGTGCTTGATTTGGTGTAG
- a CDS encoding glycosyltransferase has product MKLLFVNQFYAPDFAATAQILADLAEHLASHGHEVHVLCSRGKYDDGTARPTPREETLNGVHVHRLSAPGFGKSNMLGRIVDYAAFHLLCGGWMLAHGDRFDAIVTLTTPPLIGLYATFVRTKHICWAMDLHPDVEFELGIWSRKHPAWRFLHFLNALHFRRADATVALGEAMKDRLAEKGVERERIVVIPPWSRADQIRVIDAAASPLRRDQKLDGKFVVMYSGNAGLIHTFDAVRAAMRELANDPRFAFVFIGSGRRLEEITEPCLKLPYQPRDGLSETLGAADVHLVTLRNGMTGTAVPSKLYGIMAAGRAAIFLGPADADTALDLRAAESGFVLKGDDSAGLVAALRRLADNPAECEQLGRNARAAFEQSYEHQVCCEQFEGLLESVVG; this is encoded by the coding sequence ATGAAACTCCTTTTCGTCAATCAGTTCTACGCCCCCGACTTCGCCGCCACGGCTCAGATTCTCGCGGACCTCGCCGAGCATCTGGCGTCGCACGGGCATGAAGTGCATGTGCTGTGCAGTCGGGGCAAATATGACGACGGCACCGCCCGCCCGACGCCGCGCGAGGAAACGCTCAACGGGGTGCATGTGCATCGCCTTTCCGCCCCCGGCTTCGGCAAGTCGAATATGCTCGGGCGCATTGTGGACTATGCCGCGTTTCATCTATTGTGCGGCGGATGGATGCTCGCGCACGGCGATCGCTTCGATGCGATCGTCACGCTGACGACGCCGCCGCTGATCGGACTCTACGCGACGTTCGTGCGGACGAAACATATTTGCTGGGCGATGGACCTGCACCCCGATGTCGAATTCGAATTGGGCATCTGGAGCCGAAAGCATCCTGCCTGGCGCTTCCTGCATTTCCTCAACGCCTTGCACTTCCGCCGGGCCGACGCCACCGTCGCGCTCGGCGAGGCGATGAAGGATCGGCTCGCGGAAAAAGGCGTGGAGCGCGAGCGCATCGTGGTGATTCCGCCGTGGAGCCGGGCCGATCAGATTCGCGTCATCGACGCCGCCGCCTCGCCCCTGCGCCGTGATCAGAAACTCGACGGCAAATTCGTCGTCATGTACTCCGGCAACGCCGGCCTGATCCATACCTTCGACGCCGTCCGCGCCGCGATGCGCGAACTGGCGAACGATCCGCGATTCGCCTTCGTGTTCATCGGGTCCGGTCGCCGGCTTGAGGAGATCACCGAGCCGTGCCTCAAGCTCCCGTATCAGCCGCGCGACGGGCTGAGCGAAACGCTCGGTGCGGCGGATGTGCATCTGGTGACGCTGCGCAATGGCATGACCGGCACCGCCGTACCGAGCAAGCTTTACGGCATCATGGCCGCCGGACGCGCCGCGATCTTCCTCGGCCCCGCCGACGCTGACACCGCCCTGGACCTCCGCGCCGCCGAGTCCGGCTTCGTGCTCAAAGGCGATGACAGCGCCGGTCTCGTCGCCGCACTTCGCCGCCTCGCCGACAACCCCGCCGAGTGCGAACAACTTGGCCGCAACGCCCGCGCCGCCTTCGAGCAGAGCTACGAACATCAGGTCTGCTGCGAGCAGTTTGAGGGGCTGTTGGAAAGCGTCGTCGGTTGA
- a CDS encoding NAD-dependent epimerase/dehydratase family protein encodes MIPWSNLRVTVTGGAGFVGRVVCEKLRQRGCTRIDVPRRCDYDLTEEADVARMYDDLSPDVVIHLAAEVGGIGANRDHPGRFFYANMAMGLHLIEHGRRRGLRKFVQTGTVCAYPKFTPVPFREEELWNGYPEETNAPYGIAKKSLFVMLDGYHREYQFPGVVVVPVNLYGPADNFDLHTSHVIPALIRKCVDAAERGDEAITCWGTGSASREFLYVDDAAEGILVAAEKMEDPTPINLGTGQEITIKNLVELIARLCDFRGRIEWDATKPDGQPRRCLDTSRAERMLDWRAQVGFEEGLKRTIEWYKQQDSVREVRYG; translated from the coding sequence ATGATCCCCTGGAGCAATCTGCGTGTCACCGTCACCGGGGGCGCCGGCTTCGTCGGCCGGGTCGTCTGCGAAAAGCTGCGCCAGCGCGGATGCACCCGCATTGATGTGCCCCGCCGCTGCGACTACGACCTGACGGAGGAAGCGGACGTCGCGCGGATGTACGACGATCTTTCGCCGGACGTGGTGATTCACCTCGCCGCGGAAGTCGGCGGCATCGGGGCGAATCGCGATCATCCGGGGCGCTTTTTCTATGCGAACATGGCGATGGGCCTGCACCTCATCGAGCATGGCCGCCGGCGCGGACTTCGCAAGTTCGTGCAGACCGGCACCGTCTGCGCCTATCCGAAATTCACGCCCGTCCCCTTCCGCGAGGAAGAGCTTTGGAACGGGTATCCCGAAGAGACGAACGCCCCGTACGGCATCGCTAAAAAGTCGCTGTTCGTCATGCTCGACGGCTATCACCGCGAGTATCAGTTTCCGGGGGTCGTCGTCGTGCCGGTCAATCTGTATGGCCCGGCGGACAACTTCGATCTGCATACGAGCCATGTCATCCCCGCATTGATCCGCAAGTGCGTCGACGCCGCCGAGCGCGGCGATGAAGCGATCACCTGCTGGGGCACCGGCAGCGCTTCGCGCGAATTTCTCTACGTCGATGATGCGGCGGAGGGCATTCTCGTCGCGGCGGAAAAAATGGAGGACCCCACGCCGATCAATCTCGGCACGGGTCAGGAGATCACAATCAAAAACCTCGTGGAACTCATCGCGCGTCTGTGTGACTTCCGGGGGCGCATCGAATGGGACGCCACCAAGCCCGATGGCCAGCCGCGGCGCTGTCTCGACACGAGCCGCGCGGAAAGGATGCTCGACTGGCGGGCGCAGGTCGGATTTGAAGAAGGCCTGAAGCGCACGATCGAATGGTACAAACAGCAGGACAGCGTGCGCGAAGTGCGATACGGATAA
- the gmd gene encoding GDP-mannose 4,6-dehydratase, whose protein sequence is MGTLIHALTDWEGSVSATNKTALITGITGQDGSYLAELLLRKGYTVHGLIRRSSSFNTDRIDHLYRDPHLPDVKLRLHYGDLSDGNGLRRVLDMTQPDEVYNLGAQSHVRVSFDAPIYTGDIVAMGTVRILEAIREYQDDTGKTVRFYQASSSEMYGKVIETPQKETTPFYPRSPYAAAKVHAYWITVNYREGYGMHASNGILFNHESPRRGETFVTRKITRAVGRIKHGLQDKLYLGNIDAKRDWGFAGDYVEMMWLMLQQDTPDDYVAATGETHAVREFLEKAFGAVDLDYKDFVQQDPRYMRPTEVDLLLGDATKAKAKLGWKPKVSFDELVRMMVDADMELAARERTLRDAGHVLPATFGHDQS, encoded by the coding sequence ATGGGAACCCTTATTCACGCTTTGACCGATTGGGAGGGTTCCGTGTCCGCGACCAATAAAACCGCACTCATCACCGGCATCACCGGGCAGGACGGGTCCTACCTCGCGGAGCTTCTACTCCGCAAGGGGTACACCGTGCATGGCCTGATCCGCCGCTCCAGCAGCTTCAACACCGACCGTATCGATCATCTGTATCGCGATCCGCATCTGCCCGACGTCAAGCTTCGCCTGCACTATGGCGATCTGTCCGACGGCAACGGACTCCGCCGCGTGCTGGACATGACGCAGCCGGACGAGGTGTACAACCTCGGCGCTCAAAGCCACGTCCGCGTCAGCTTCGACGCACCCATCTACACCGGCGACATCGTGGCGATGGGCACCGTCCGCATCCTCGAAGCGATTCGCGAATATCAGGACGACACCGGCAAGACCGTGCGTTTCTATCAGGCGTCCAGCAGCGAGATGTACGGCAAGGTGATCGAGACGCCGCAGAAGGAGACCACGCCCTTCTATCCGCGCAGCCCGTATGCGGCGGCGAAGGTGCACGCGTACTGGATCACCGTCAACTACCGCGAAGGTTACGGCATGCACGCCAGCAATGGGATTCTCTTTAACCACGAATCCCCCCGCCGCGGCGAGACGTTCGTCACGCGCAAGATCACGCGCGCCGTCGGACGCATCAAACATGGGCTTCAGGACAAACTCTATCTGGGCAACATCGACGCCAAGCGCGACTGGGGATTCGCCGGGGACTATGTCGAGATGATGTGGCTCATGCTTCAGCAGGACACGCCCGACGACTACGTCGCCGCCACCGGCGAGACGCACGCCGTCCGCGAGTTCCTCGAAAAGGCCTTCGGCGCGGTCGACCTCGATTACAAGGATTTCGTGCAACAGGACCCGCGCTACATGCGGCCGACCGAAGTGGACCTCCTGCTCGGCGACGCGACGAAGGCGAAGGCGAAGCTCGGATGGAAACCCAAAGTGAGTTTCGATGAGCTGGTGCGCATGATGGTCGACGCCGACATGGAGCTTGCGGCGCGCGAGCGGACGCTGCGCGACGCCGGTCACGTTCTTCCCGCCACCTTCGGACACGACCAGTCATGA
- the crcB gene encoding fluoride efflux transporter CrcB, with protein MVRSLVAIAVGGSLGALARFGLARFAQIAFGGTFPIGTLIANLVGCAMIGFLAIFFANRAGTSMGGPAMRSAVMIGFIGALTTFSTYCFESLDLIEKQRYAAALGNLLGSVVLGVLAVYVGLVLGRIAFPP; from the coding sequence ATGGTCCGTTCACTTGTCGCCATCGCCGTCGGCGGGTCGCTCGGAGCGCTGGCGCGCTTCGGCCTGGCCCGATTCGCGCAGATCGCCTTCGGCGGCACCTTCCCCATCGGCACCCTCATCGCCAACCTCGTCGGCTGCGCCATGATCGGATTCCTCGCCATTTTCTTCGCCAACCGGGCCGGCACTTCGATGGGCGGACCGGCGATGCGCTCGGCCGTGATGATCGGCTTCATCGGCGCGCTGACGACGTTCAGCACCTACTGTTTTGAATCGCTCGATCTTATCGAAAAGCAGCGCTACGCCGCCGCCCTCGGCAACCTCCTCGGGTCCGTCGTGCTCGGCGTGCTGGCGGTGTACGTCGGCCTCGTGCTCGGACGCATCGCCTTTCCCCCATAA
- a CDS encoding DUF190 domain-containing protein yields MPHQSVQAERLTIYLTETAFDGDRPLYEWLVEQALAMKLGGATVRKAVLGFGQHRRIHHQHVLALSDDLPVIVELIDTPDQIDAFLAHCADALAQHTYIRENVRWHKPA; encoded by the coding sequence ATGCCCCATCAAAGCGTGCAGGCCGAACGTCTGACCATCTACCTCACCGAAACCGCATTCGACGGCGACCGACCGCTCTACGAATGGCTCGTCGAGCAGGCCCTGGCCATGAAACTCGGCGGCGCCACCGTCCGCAAAGCCGTCCTCGGCTTCGGCCAGCACCGCCGCATCCATCATCAGCACGTCCTCGCACTCTCCGACGACCTGCCCGTCATCGTCGAACTCATCGACACCCCCGACCAAATCGACGCCTTCCTCGCCCACTGCGCCGACGCGCTCGCCCAGCACACCTACATCCGCGAAAACGTCCGCTGGCACAAGCCCGCGTGA
- the recN gene encoding DNA repair protein RecN gives MLRELHINNLAVIEDAAIDLRTGLNCFTGQTGAGKSLVIGAFEILLGLRSAGDMLRAGADTGRISGVFELRDPAVIRAINELADLDLDPQRTPEQLLITRKLFESGRTSVSINGQPATAGMLRAVGELLVDVHGQHDHQYLLKPAHQLVMLDRFAQTEALREQFGVCHRKLHDLQHRRDELAASQSLRRQQLELYEFQAGEIDAAEPTAGEFDELSSRHRLLANLEKVMRDAGSAYAALYESEGAVVDRLQTVMGVVSELSELDEQIAPVAASLRDAAAVVQDAAYELSRYLNRLDLDPAELAEVSERLNVLNRLIHKYGSSSLDEVIEYRRRIQEDIDRLRGESEDLASIDEQMAPVLAELRRVGEELSLRRRAAAEKLCPLVESELNELGMSGARFEVEFTGLDDAAEDAASGFDAVEIMVRTNPGQPGRPLRKVASGGELSRVMLAVKSIAAQADRISVLVFDEIDANIGGRMGTVIGDKLRRLAAHHQVLCITHLPQIAAFADHHLRISKSVARGQTRTDVQPLADESARIDELAEMLTGKNATNTTRLQAAEMLKLAATPAAEPAVVVTIKRPPAKRSRSSGRKAAVA, from the coding sequence ATGCTGCGGGAACTGCATATCAACAATCTGGCGGTCATTGAGGATGCGGCCATCGACCTTCGCACCGGGCTCAACTGCTTCACCGGGCAGACCGGGGCGGGCAAGAGTCTGGTGATCGGGGCGTTCGAGATTCTGCTCGGGCTCCGCTCGGCCGGCGACATGCTTCGGGCCGGGGCTGACACCGGGCGCATCAGCGGGGTGTTCGAGCTGCGCGACCCGGCCGTGATCCGCGCGATCAATGAACTGGCCGACCTCGATCTGGACCCCCAACGCACGCCCGAACAACTGCTCATCACCCGCAAGCTCTTCGAGTCCGGCCGCACGTCCGTGTCGATCAATGGTCAACCCGCCACCGCCGGGATGCTCCGTGCCGTCGGCGAACTGCTCGTCGACGTGCATGGGCAGCACGATCATCAGTACCTCCTCAAGCCGGCCCATCAGCTGGTCATGCTCGACCGTTTCGCGCAGACCGAAGCGCTCCGCGAACAGTTCGGCGTCTGTCACCGCAAGCTGCATGACCTTCAGCACCGGCGCGACGAGCTGGCCGCGTCGCAGTCGCTGCGCCGCCAGCAGCTTGAGCTTTACGAATTTCAGGCCGGCGAAATCGACGCCGCCGAGCCGACGGCGGGGGAGTTCGATGAACTCTCATCGCGCCATCGCCTGCTCGCCAACCTCGAAAAAGTCATGCGCGACGCCGGGTCGGCCTACGCCGCGCTCTACGAATCGGAGGGCGCGGTCGTCGATCGATTGCAGACGGTCATGGGCGTGGTGAGCGAACTGAGCGAACTGGACGAGCAGATCGCGCCGGTGGCGGCGAGTTTGCGCGATGCGGCGGCGGTCGTGCAGGATGCGGCTTACGAACTGAGCCGATACCTCAATCGTCTCGACCTCGACCCCGCCGAGCTGGCCGAAGTCAGCGAACGGCTCAACGTGCTCAACCGGCTGATTCACAAGTACGGGTCCAGCTCGCTTGATGAAGTCATCGAATATCGCCGGCGGATTCAGGAGGACATCGACCGCCTGCGCGGCGAGAGCGAGGACCTGGCGTCGATCGACGAGCAGATGGCGCCGGTGCTGGCGGAGCTTCGCCGCGTTGGTGAGGAATTGTCATTGCGCCGCCGGGCCGCCGCCGAGAAGCTTTGCCCGCTGGTGGAATCGGAGCTCAACGAACTGGGCATGAGCGGGGCGAGATTCGAGGTGGAGTTCACCGGCCTTGATGACGCGGCCGAGGATGCGGCCAGCGGTTTCGACGCGGTGGAGATCATGGTGCGGACGAATCCGGGTCAGCCGGGCCGCCCGCTTCGCAAAGTCGCCAGCGGCGGGGAACTGAGCCGCGTCATGCTCGCCGTCAAATCGATCGCCGCGCAGGCGGATCGCATCAGCGTGCTGGTCTTCGACGAGATCGACGCCAACATCGGCGGGCGCATGGGGACCGTCATCGGCGACAAACTCCGCCGCCTCGCCGCGCATCATCAGGTCTTGTGCATCACGCACCTGCCGCAGATCGCCGCCTTCGCCGATCATCATCTGCGGATCAGCAAGTCCGTCGCCCGCGGGCAGACGCGCACGGATGTGCAGCCGCTCGCCGACGAGTCCGCCCGCATCGACGAACTGGCCGAGATGCTTACCGGCAAGAACGCCACGAACACGACGCGCCTCCAGGCCGCCGAGATGCTCAAGCTCGCCGCGACGCCGGCGGCGGAGCCCGCGGTCGTCGTGACCATCAAACGCCCGCCCGCCAAACGCAGCCGGTCCAGCGGGCGTAAGGCGGCGGTGGCATGA
- a CDS encoding helix-turn-helix domain-containing protein yields the protein MLAKTLQRIIDDKLTTAREVGDLTGVAPSTVYRWIRGESEPDFNAVRLLVRHLHNPLAVEALLSAFVAGTAWRCYNLEAELDVNADGKIDIDDALDSAIAAVRGAGRSLSAVRKASIDGVVDQDESIELVAILNDVIRQCSITQQVLVIMSEGRGRRKLKLS from the coding sequence ATGCTCGCAAAAACGCTTCAGCGCATCATCGATGACAAGCTCACCACCGCGCGCGAGGTCGGAGACCTGACGGGCGTGGCGCCGTCAACGGTGTACCGCTGGATCCGCGGCGAGAGCGAGCCGGACTTCAACGCCGTGCGTCTGCTCGTGCGCCATCTTCACAACCCGCTGGCCGTCGAAGCGCTCTTGAGCGCCTTCGTCGCCGGGACCGCCTGGCGCTGCTACAACCTCGAAGCCGAACTCGATGTCAACGCGGACGGGAAGATCGACATCGACGATGCGCTCGATTCGGCGATCGCCGCCGTGCGCGGCGCCGGCCGCTCGCTCTCGGCCGTCCGCAAAGCGAGCATCGACGGCGTCGTCGATCAGGACGAAAGCATCGAACTCGTCGCCATCCTCAACGACGTCATCCGCCAGTGCTCGATCACTCAGCAGGTGCTCGTCATCATGAGCGAAGGCCGCGGCCGGCGGAAACTCAAGTTGTCGTAA
- a CDS encoding acid phosphatase, with product MTRSAKLAQSDVQAHLWTRRRMLKTLFCSSALLAMNLDVRKLSAADIAAADDLHWLAIGDFGSASKAQTQVAKMMAGYLKQLEVKPTGLLLLGDNFYGKMPGGLKSERWESGFEKMYPKSVFDCPCPAVLGNHDYRDQPGNNEVQVAYTKTAGTRWKMPHPWYRMDVPGKDGKPLVTFLFIDTNLPSVKNELGAPAGSQHWPTLKPSEADEQWKWIRTQLAADRAPWTICIGHHPVYSNGQHGDTKGLVDDLAPLLQEHGVQLYLCGHDHDMQHLELEGLKTSFVVSGGGGAGVRELKNKERPAFGLNTNGFTHMHLNAQRFVIRHFNEHGEQIHAFEKKITGEFKVLSA from the coding sequence ATGACTCGTTCGGCCAAACTCGCACAATCGGATGTTCAGGCGCATCTGTGGACGCGGCGTCGCATGCTCAAGACGCTCTTCTGCTCAAGCGCCCTGCTTGCGATGAATCTCGATGTGCGGAAGCTGAGCGCGGCCGACATCGCGGCGGCGGACGATCTGCACTGGCTGGCCATCGGCGACTTCGGCAGCGCGAGCAAGGCGCAGACGCAGGTGGCGAAGATGATGGCGGGGTATCTGAAGCAGCTTGAGGTCAAGCCGACGGGGCTGCTGCTGCTGGGCGACAATTTCTACGGGAAGATGCCCGGCGGGCTCAAGTCCGAGCGATGGGAAAGCGGATTCGAGAAGATGTATCCCAAGAGCGTCTTTGACTGCCCGTGCCCCGCCGTGCTGGGCAATCACGATTACCGCGATCAGCCCGGCAACAACGAAGTGCAGGTCGCGTACACCAAGACGGCCGGGACGCGCTGGAAGATGCCCCATCCGTGGTACCGCATGGACGTGCCCGGCAAGGACGGCAAGCCGCTGGTGACGTTCCTGTTCATCGACACGAATCTGCCCAGCGTCAAGAACGAACTGGGCGCCCCGGCGGGAAGTCAGCACTGGCCCACGCTCAAGCCCTCGGAGGCGGACGAGCAGTGGAAATGGATCAGGACGCAGCTCGCCGCCGATCGCGCGCCGTGGACAATCTGCATCGGCCATCACCCCGTCTACTCCAACGGGCAGCACGGCGACACGAAGGGACTTGTCGACGACCTGGCCCCGCTGCTTCAGGAACATGGCGTGCAGCTTTACCTTTGCGGCCACGATCATGACATGCAGCACCTGGAGCTTGAAGGCCTCAAAACCAGCTTCGTCGTCTCCGGCGGCGGCGGGGCCGGCGTCCGCGAACTCAAGAACAAGGAACGCCCCGCCTTCGGCCTGAACACCAACGGGTTCACCCACATGCACCTCAACGCCCAGCGCTTCGTCATCCGCCACTTCAACGAGCATGGCGAACAGATTCACGCCTTCGAGAAGAAGATCACCGGGGAATTCAAGGTGCTCTCGGCGTAA
- a CDS encoding radical SAM protein: MLERAAGINIQRRADLAGQLIDVHLFAKQLAVAILKPVHDLHAPECGSGHCRGRGDLSPPASVRCERLRALLEYRPMTMLFPDLNIDAVIAGEARLTAAQALDLYLHAELHDLGEWAAAVANRLHGDRVRTYVIDRNVNYTNVCSASCTFCAFYRKEGDTEAYVLNTKQLHDKLRELSDIGGTQVLLQGGMHPGLPLSWYEDMLAAMRAEFPNIHLHAFSPPEFVEFTAVCDIEGFPTTAPGEGHTMDRATWLEKLAVIMRRLMDAGLASIPGGGGEIFPPHVRRRIGQGKASGEQWLDVMRTGHQLGMNTSSTMMFGHIEGIADRMMHMQMIREAQDEAIKKRWPGRYMSFITWPFQPDNTPLGKLPRFDRESGEPFPGDVLAEAVMRGDVDPTDKAACQKIAPHHNRMIRLAGATDYLRTQAIARLFLDNIHSIGSSWVTMGPKIGQIGLFFGANDMGSVMMEENVVSSAGTTYCLNEASICRLIRDAGFVPAQRDNAYRILKTHEHDGPDTRVSNWAEHRPAASAFAPPPEQMSKPVTLTVGDAQRN; the protein is encoded by the coding sequence ATGCTCGAGCGTGCGGCGGGAATAAACATACAGCGGCGTGCCGACCTTGCCGGCCAGCTCATCGACGTTCACCTCTTCGCAAAACAGTTGGCCGTCGCGATATTGAAACCAGTCCATGACTTGCATGCTCCAGAGTGCGGGAGCGGACATTGTAGGGGGCGGGGGGACTTAAGTCCCCCCGCCTCGGTCCGATGCGAACGCTTGCGGGCGCTGCTAGAATATCGCCCGATGACGATGCTCTTCCCCGACCTGAATATCGACGCGGTCATCGCCGGCGAAGCCCGGCTCACCGCCGCGCAGGCCCTCGATCTGTACCTGCATGCGGAACTGCATGATCTGGGCGAGTGGGCCGCGGCCGTGGCGAATCGGCTGCACGGCGACCGCGTCCGCACCTACGTCATCGACCGCAACGTCAACTACACCAACGTCTGCTCCGCAAGCTGCACGTTCTGCGCCTTCTACCGCAAGGAAGGCGACACCGAAGCGTACGTCCTCAACACGAAACAGCTTCACGACAAGCTGCGCGAGCTGTCGGACATCGGCGGGACGCAGGTGCTTCTGCAAGGCGGGATGCACCCGGGCCTGCCGCTGAGCTGGTACGAGGACATGCTCGCGGCGATGCGGGCCGAGTTCCCGAACATTCATCTGCATGCCTTCAGCCCCCCCGAGTTCGTCGAGTTCACGGCCGTGTGCGACATCGAAGGGTTCCCCACGACCGCGCCGGGCGAGGGGCACACGATGGACCGCGCGACGTGGCTCGAAAAACTCGCGGTGATCATGCGCCGGCTCATGGACGCGGGGCTGGCGAGCATCCCCGGCGGCGGCGGCGAAATCTTTCCGCCCCATGTCCGCCGCCGCATCGGCCAGGGCAAGGCCAGCGGGGAGCAGTGGCTCGACGTGATGCGCACCGGGCATCAACTGGGCATGAACACCTCCAGCACCATGATGTTCGGCCACATCGAAGGCATCGCCGACCGCATGATGCACATGCAGATGATCCGCGAGGCACAGGACGAGGCGATCAAAAAGCGCTGGCCGGGGCGCTACATGAGCTTCATCACCTGGCCGTTCCAGCCCGACAACACGCCGCTGGGCAAGCTGCCGCGCTTCGACCGCGAGAGCGGCGAGCCGTTCCCCGGCGACGTGCTCGCCGAGGCGGTGATGCGCGGCGACGTGGACCCGACGGACAAGGCGGCGTGCCAGAAAATCGCGCCGCATCACAATCGCATGATCCGCCTCGCCGGCGCGACCGATTATCTCCGCACACAGGCGATCGCCCGCCTGTTCCTCGACAACATTCACAGCATCGGCAGCTCGTGGGTCACGATGGGCCCGAAGATCGGACAGATCGGCTTGTTCTTCGGGGCCAATGACATGGGCAGCGTCATGATGGAGGAGAACGTCGTCAGCTCGGCGGGGACGACGTACTGCCTCAACGAAGCGAGCATCTGCCGGCTGATCCGCGACGCCGGTTTCGTCCCGGCGCAGCGCGACAATGCGTATCGGATTTTGAAGACGCATGAACACGACGGGCCGGACACGCGCGTGAGCAACTGGGCCGAGCACCGCCCCGCCGCCAGCGCGTTCGCCCCCCCGCCGGAGCAGATGAGCAAGCCCGTGACGCTGACGGTCGGCGATGCCCAACGCAACTAG